A stretch of DNA from Rheinheimera sp. MMS21-TC3:
AATCTGTTTATGTTGCACTAGTTGCGGTGAGGTAACGAAGAAAAATAAGGCTAAGCCACTTAGCAATAGAATAAAGGCAATAATAAATAGCGTTTTTATGAGCTTAACTAACATGAATTTACTCAGTACTAATAAGAAGAAGAGCCTGAAAAGCGTTTCGACGCTATAAAAGCGGCAATATAAAACCAAGTTAGTATGCTTAAAATTGCGCTATAAGCCAAGCAATAGCGTATAAGTAATTGCAATGGTGTTACATAATGGCTTCTATCTGTACTTAATAAAAATTGTAAAGCGGAAAAGACTTGTTGGTATTTAACAATAATGCTTTGGGTGGCAATATTAATTAGCCACCATGATAAAGCCATACTAATAACAATAATAAACATTAGCAGCAATAACTTCGTTAGTTTAAGCCAAGCAGCTTGAAAAAGGCACTGGGAGATAATTTTTGCGCTATAGGTGGCACTTAGAAACAAAAGCACAAGCCAGGCTGTTAGTGCCATTAGACTAATAATACTGCCGTTATCGTCTAATAGCTCCACTATGTTATCGGTTGCCGCTAAATAAACTACGGCCCAATACCAAAGTGATGCGACGACAATATTGCTACCTAGCCATAAAATGCTGGCTGCTACTTTCTGTTTGCTCTGTAAAAATTGCTTTGCGGCTAAACAGTTAAATTGAATTAAGCAAAAAAAGCCAATAAAACGTAGTAATAACTCTAAAAAATGCGGCAAGCTAGTGTTAGGAAAACCCAAAATATCATATAACGATTCCGCCGCTACGCTAAAGTAAAGTAAGCAAAATATGAGACTAGTTTGCACAATCCACAGTAGCGGGCTGACTAGAACAAACAGGGCAAATTGAGAAAGCCTGACGCAGTTGGCTAAGAACATAATATAAGCTGCTAAGGTAAGGCCTATTATTGCACTCGCGTTGTCTGTTAATAGCTCTCGTACATTGTAAGGAAGTGCAGACAACTGACTTAGGCCGTATAGCGCAACTAGTGAAACGATAAAGTGTAGTGCCAGAAACAGGACTTTAGATTTGCCTGCTAACTGAGCCTTTGTCGTTGCTATGTGTTTTGCTGGCGCCTTTGTAGAAGCTGTTGTCGTCGTTGCAGTCGCTTGAGTTTGCTGTTGTAAAGTGGCAGTAGGGTTAGCTTGTTGTTGGCTAAAGCGATAACAGTAAAGTGTCAGCATAAAGCCTAGCGCCGCGCCAATAACAGATAATAAAACATCGGTGATATCAACCGTTTTATCCGGCAAGGCAAGCTGCATGGCTTCGGTGAATGCGGCCAATAGCAAAATATAACCGGCACTAAAAATTAGCATTAGCCGCTTTTGCCACTTAGACTCTAGTTTTAGATAGCTAAGGCTAAACAATATGCCTAAGGGGAAAAAGAGCAGTATTTTTTGCAGTAAAGAGGTGATAGCCCGAAACTCAGTTCCAAAATATAACGACTCAAGTAATACTTTATTGCGGCTTATGCTGAGTTGTTGGTTAATTTGTTGCCAAGAAAAATCAAAGTTATAGGGAAACCAAAATACTAAGAAAATGACTAGGCTATAAAGAATAATAACGCCAGCAAGCCAGAGTTGCTGTTTAGTGATAGCGCTAGAGCTAGGCTGCTCTATAGTAGTTGTGCTATTTTGCTGTTTAAACATTAAGCGGCCTAGGTTATAGCCTAACCAAGCTGCAATAAAAGCCAGTATTATGTCGGTAATATCGGTAACTCTGCTGTAGACAAACAGCTGAAAAAACTCAATAAGGGCAGCGAATAAGACTAACCTTATAAAGATAGTCTGTTTTTTATGCTGCTGAAGATATAGTAAGACAGCTATTGGTATCCACAGCAATATATCACTGAAAATAGCATAGAAAATCTGTAAAAATGATCCTTGATAAGCACTAAACGGTAGTAGGGTAATTCTGCCATCTTGCCACTTTTTAAATAATTCAACAGGGCTTAAGGTTAAATCTAGCGGTAAGATATTATAAAGAGTGAATAAAGCGATATAAGCAATTAATAAATAGCTAAGTAAGCTGTTTTGAGTGCCACGCATGGCGATTATGGCTTGTAGATAGCGCAAAATTTGTTGACCAAAGCGGTAAAAAATTACTATGCCAAGCAAGGCGCCTAGCGACTCAGCAGCAATGTCATTTATCGATACGGTGCGCTGTGGGAAGTAAAGCTGAGTAAACTCAATAATTAAAGCCAGTACAACACAACTGAGCGCTATTGGTATTGCAATATTGAGCTTTAGCTGTTTGCGTTCAGCGGGCATAAAATAAGACATTAATAAAAAGGATAGTGGGATAAACAATAAGATATTCGCTACCCAGTCGGCGCGCGAGTTTATGCCTAAATTGAGGTAACTTATATTGCGAAATTGCTGCAATGCCGTCTCTAAAGGTAAGGCACGGTATTGCCAAGGCACTAAGCTGCCATAAATGACAAAGCTAAAATAGCAAATTAAGGTTAGAAGCAAGTAACGATTTAATGTGGCTTGCTCAGCTTTGGGGTGCATAATGCATCCTAGGTTGTCTATTTAATGGCTGACTGCAATTAGTGCTTATTATGCTAATTTAAAAGCGAGTTTAACTGCTAAGGTTAAAGGCTATTTAAAAAAATAAATTAAAACAGTTACTTAAAAAATTACTTCAACGCTAACATAAAATCACTGGATGCTTGTTCAACTTGTTTGCGCCAGTTAGCGGTGGAAAAAGTATGGTTGGCATCGTTAATATGCAGCCTTTTAGCCTTATTAAAACACTGTTGCCATTGTGAGTTTTGCTGGCAAAGATCTAAAAATTCGTGTGCTGTTAAATCATTACCGCTGCTAATTATTAAGGTTTCAACTTTAGTTTTTTGCCAGCCTGTTAGCATATGTTGAACGTAATTGCTGGCACTATACTCGGTTTGCTTAGCAGGCTTAAGTGTAGATTGCCGTTTGCTACTGCGCCAGGTTTGCCAAAAATCTGTGATACTGCGCTTAAAAGCCAGACCACCTGAAAAAATCTTACGCCAAAATTCACGGCTAACTAAACGTTTTAAATAATAGTGCTTTAACATAGTTGCAGCATGGCTTTGCTCTTGTCTAACCCAAGGGTTAAGCAAAATTAAGCCAGCGATACGCGGATCTGCTTGATTCATTTTTAATAAAATAGCACTTGCTGCATCGCAAAGCCCCCACAACACCACTTTTTGTAGCTGTGGCAGCTGGTTAAACATGGTATCGATGGCGGCATCTATATCTGCTGTTTGCTGATAAAACTCAGCTTTTTCACCGCAACTATCGCCCATACCACTGCTATCTAAGCGTAATGATGGAATAGCATGTGCAGCTAAATGCTGGCTTAACTTAACAAACTGACGATGACTACCAACACGATATTGTGGGCCGCCCACAACAATAAGGGCGCCAATAGTGCCAGAGGCAGAATGCAAAATAGCACTTAGCTTATTGCTGTTAGAGTTAATTTCTATAAACTGAACAGACATCTTATTCAACTCCTGCAAACTGACTTACTGTCAGGGCAATCAGCTGGTCGGCTTTAGCTAATTCCGTGGTTTGCCAAAAAGCTTCGGCTTTAATTTGGTTAAAATGCAATAAGCACTGCTCGGTTAGGTTGTCTCGCACTTTTTGCACAGGCAGGGCAATATTATCTAGCTTAGATATCTCAAACCAGCTTAATGCGCTGTTGTTTAACACTGCAGGCAATGTTGATTTCATTTGTAAGATGCTTTGCCCAAAAGTGGCGGTAATGGGATAGCCGGCAATTTCTACTATTTGACCTTGCTCTAGTTGTTGCTCGAGTTGCTTTTGACTTACTTTATCACCGCTCGCCATGGCTTCAGCAACTTTAATTCTACAAAATTGTTGCCAAAATCGGCCAGCGTCAAACATAGGCTGCCACAATACAAGGTGTTTAATTGGAAGTGGTAATGAGTGTTGGTTTAAAAAATCGAAGAGTTGTAAAGCCCCAAAGCGTATTGCTATAAAGCTAACACTTTGAAACCCCCAATCTGCTATTTTTTGCATTAATATTGCTAAATCTGTACGCCATAGCTCAATTGTTGCTGTATCTAAATCGCCTTCGCTATCGCCTGTACCATGGTTATCTAGCATAAAGCTGTAATAATTATGCTCGGCTAATTGCGTTGTGCATTGTTTAATAATATGGCGTGACTTATTCATTTCCTCAGCAAAGGGAGGCAGTATAACAACTGCATGGGTAGGTGTTTTTGCTTTAGTTACACTAAGAAAGTTTAGACCAGACGTCATGGCGCAAAAGCAACTCTGGTTTGGTAGTTTAGGTAGCAAGCTTGATAAGTTAGTCATAGTTTAGCGACCTCCTAATGCAATAGAGGTAAGGGTGGGTACATAACGTTTTAGTTTAGTATGTAGCCAAGCACAACCGATAGTAATTATCAGCGGTGCTGCACACCAAAATAAGGGGTAAGGCACCTTGGGCAAAAATGTTTGATATAACAGCCAAAAAACAAGTAGCAGTGGACCATGGGCTAAAAAGGTTAAAAAGCTACTGCCAACATATCGCTCTAAAAAAGCGCCGTTTTTATATTTCATTAATAGCGACATGCTAGGCCATACCATAAAAGGGGCTATTATACGAAGTGGGGTGCGGTTTTCTATGTCAAAAATAACTATAGCACTGCAAATGAGGATAAATATAATGAGCAGAGGTATAGCGTAAGGATCTAACTTAGTTAAATTCCAGCGCTGTGTTGCTGCTAAGCCGCCAATATAGAAGCTAATAAGCATAGTATTGCGTAAAATAATATCGCCATCTAAGTTAAAGTAAAAGACCAAAGCCACTATGATAGCGCCTAGCCAAGGCGCACGATTTAGTAAGACCGCAAGTAGCGGGCTGATTAAACTAAGCACAAATAAATCTCTTAAAAAGTTAAGTGGGTAATTTGCTGGGCTGCTTAATAATCCGGTTAAAGCATTTAACCAATTAAGGCTATCAAACGGGCTAAGTTGCACTGAAAAAATATGAGTTGATAATTGGTAATGCTGGATGAAAAAGACGCCCAGCACCACAGGTATATTCCACAAAATTAATGGCAATAAAATAACTCGAGCTTTTTTGCTGATTAACTCTAACGGCTGCTGAATTAACCTAGAGCGAAACAGTAAGTAACCTGAAATTACCGTTAGCATAGGTACTGTAGTACGAAATACTGCATGAGAAAAAAAGGCTTTAATAAAATTAAAGAAGCTTAAATCTAGCTCGGTTAAAGATTGATAGGGCGGTGTATGCAAAATAACTATACCTATTACCATTAAGTAACGGGTTAGCCAAATTCGCTGACTGAGCATTTTATCCACTACGCGCTCCTGCGATGTGTTTTATCCCAACAAAGATTAACTAATAGTAACGCGCTAAGCTAAAGTAACCAAGTGTTTCTATTAATTTATCATTTTTATCACAGTTGTGTGCTGTTGGTGCTAGTGGTAGCATATATAGCTATAAATATCAGGGGATCAAGCAAACATGGATGTGAAATTTGCCCCTGTCATGGCAAATGCAAATAACTTCCCTGTTGCAACAATCAGGGCAACACCGGCATTTTGTGTGACAGATTTTCGTCGGCTTGGGCAGTCGACTGACTTTTCGCAGTGTATCTATACTCGCAATGGCCGAGCCGCTATTGGTCTTGCAGCACAGCAGTTAATGCATAGTAATAAAGCGAATGTAGTTTTATTACCGGCTTATCATTGCCCAGCTTTAGTAGAACCTTTTCTTTGGTTAGGTTACGAGATACGTTTTTATCCAGTTTTACCAGATTTAACTGTAGACGAAGATGTATTTCTGCAATACCTAACCGCTGATGTAACACATTGCCTTGTAGTAAGGTTTTTTGGCTTTCAGCAAAATAATAAACAATTAATAAATTTAGCTGCGCTAGCAGGTAAAGTAATTATTGAAGATTATGCTCATGCCTTAGTGGA
This window harbors:
- a CDS encoding acyltransferase family protein, translating into MLSQRIWLTRYLMVIGIVILHTPPYQSLTELDLSFFNFIKAFFSHAVFRTTVPMLTVISGYLLFRSRLIQQPLELISKKARVILLPLILWNIPVVLGVFFIQHYQLSTHIFSVQLSPFDSLNWLNALTGLLSSPANYPLNFLRDLFVLSLISPLLAVLLNRAPWLGAIIVALVFYFNLDGDIILRNTMLISFYIGGLAATQRWNLTKLDPYAIPLLIIFILICSAIVIFDIENRTPLRIIAPFMVWPSMSLLMKYKNGAFLERYVGSSFLTFLAHGPLLLVFWLLYQTFLPKVPYPLFWCAAPLIITIGCAWLHTKLKRYVPTLTSIALGGR
- a CDS encoding hydrolase 1, exosortase A system-associated, with amino-acid sequence MSVQFIEINSNSNKLSAILHSASGTIGALIVVGGPQYRVGSHRQFVKLSQHLAAHAIPSLRLDSSGMGDSCGEKAEFYQQTADIDAAIDTMFNQLPQLQKVVLWGLCDAASAILLKMNQADPRIAGLILLNPWVRQEQSHAATMLKHYYLKRLVSREFWRKIFSGGLAFKRSITDFWQTWRSSKRQSTLKPAKQTEYSASNYVQHMLTGWQKTKVETLIISSGNDLTAHEFLDLCQQNSQWQQCFNKAKRLHINDANHTFSTANWRKQVEQASSDFMLALK
- a CDS encoding serine aminopeptidase domain-containing protein, with the protein product MTNLSSLLPKLPNQSCFCAMTSGLNFLSVTKAKTPTHAVVILPPFAEEMNKSRHIIKQCTTQLAEHNYYSFMLDNHGTGDSEGDLDTATIELWRTDLAILMQKIADWGFQSVSFIAIRFGALQLFDFLNQHSLPLPIKHLVLWQPMFDAGRFWQQFCRIKVAEAMASGDKVSQKQLEQQLEQGQIVEIAGYPITATFGQSILQMKSTLPAVLNNSALSWFEISKLDNIALPVQKVRDNLTEQCLLHFNQIKAEAFWQTTELAKADQLIALTVSQFAGVE
- a CDS encoding VanZ family protein, producing MHPKAEQATLNRYLLLTLICYFSFVIYGSLVPWQYRALPLETALQQFRNISYLNLGINSRADWVANILLFIPLSFLLMSYFMPAERKQLKLNIAIPIALSCVVLALIIEFTQLYFPQRTVSINDIAAESLGALLGIVIFYRFGQQILRYLQAIIAMRGTQNSLLSYLLIAYIALFTLYNILPLDLTLSPVELFKKWQDGRITLLPFSAYQGSFLQIFYAIFSDILLWIPIAVLLYLQQHKKQTIFIRLVLFAALIEFFQLFVYSRVTDITDIILAFIAAWLGYNLGRLMFKQQNSTTTIEQPSSSAITKQQLWLAGVIILYSLVIFLVFWFPYNFDFSWQQINQQLSISRNKVLLESLYFGTEFRAITSLLQKILLFFPLGILFSLSYLKLESKWQKRLMLIFSAGYILLLAAFTEAMQLALPDKTVDITDVLLSVIGAALGFMLTLYCYRFSQQQANPTATLQQQTQATATTTTASTKAPAKHIATTKAQLAGKSKVLFLALHFIVSLVALYGLSQLSALPYNVRELLTDNASAIIGLTLAAYIMFLANCVRLSQFALFVLVSPLLWIVQTSLIFCLLYFSVAAESLYDILGFPNTSLPHFLELLLRFIGFFCLIQFNCLAAKQFLQSKQKVAASILWLGSNIVVASLWYWAVVYLAATDNIVELLDDNGSIISLMALTAWLVLLFLSATYSAKIISQCLFQAAWLKLTKLLLLMFIIVISMALSWWLINIATQSIIVKYQQVFSALQFLLSTDRSHYVTPLQLLIRYCLAYSAILSILTWFYIAAFIASKRFSGSSSY